From a single Chlamydia muridarum str. Nigg genomic region:
- the gatC gene encoding Asp-tRNA(Asn)/Glu-tRNA(Gln) amidotransferase subunit GatC, giving the protein MTQSYVNKEEIISLAKNAALELEEAHVEEFVTSMNNVIALMQEVVAIDISDIILEATVHHFVGPEDLREDMVTSDFTREEFLANVPVSLGGLVKVPTVIK; this is encoded by the coding sequence ATGACACAGTCATATGTAAATAAAGAAGAAATTATTTCTTTAGCGAAGAATGCTGCATTGGAATTGGAAGAGGCTCACGTAGAAGAATTCGTCACATCTATGAACAATGTTATAGCTTTAATGCAGGAGGTAGTCGCTATAGATATCTCGGATATCATTCTTGAAGCTACGGTGCATCATTTCGTTGGCCCAGAGGATCTTAGGGAAGACATGGTAACTTCAGATTTTACCCGAGAAGAATTTTTAGCTAATGTTCCTGTGTCTTTAGGAGGATTAGTCAAAGTCCCTACAGTTATCAAATAA
- the gatA gene encoding Asp-tRNA(Asn)/Glu-tRNA(Gln) amidotransferase subunit GatA has translation MYRKSALELRDAVVNREISVTAITEYFYHRIESYDEQIGSFLSLCKERALLRASRIDDKLAKGDPIGILAGIPIGVKDNIHITGVKTTCASKMLENFVAPFDATVVRRIEMEDGILLGKLNMDEFAMGSTTRYSAFQHTNNPWDLERVPGGSSGGSAAAVSARFCPIALGSDTGGSIRQPAAFCGVVGFKPSYGAVSRYGLVAFGSSLDQIGPLTTVVEDVALAMDAFAGRDIKDATTRDFFRGTFSQALSLEVPKLIGVPRGFLDGLQEDCKENFFEALAVMERQGSRIIDIDLSVLKHAVPVYYIVASAEAATNLARFDGVRYGHRCAQADNMQEMYARSRKEGFGKEVTRRILLGNYVLSAERQNIFYKKGTAVRATLIEAFQSAFECCDVIAMPVCASPAIRDTDVLDPVSLYLQDIYTVAVNLAYLPAISVPSGLSKEGLPLGVQFIGKRGADQQICQVGYSFQEHSQIKQLYPKAVNGLFDGGME, from the coding sequence ATGTATCGTAAGAGTGCTTTAGAGTTAAGAGATGCTGTAGTGAATAGAGAAATTTCAGTTACAGCAATAACAGAGTATTTTTATCATCGTATAGAAAGTTATGATGAACAAATAGGATCTTTTCTTTCTCTCTGTAAAGAAAGGGCGTTACTTAGAGCTTCACGTATAGATGATAAACTCGCAAAGGGAGATCCAATAGGTATATTAGCCGGGATCCCTATTGGAGTTAAAGATAATATTCATATCACAGGAGTGAAAACTACCTGCGCATCGAAAATGTTGGAAAACTTTGTAGCTCCTTTTGATGCTACTGTGGTTAGACGTATTGAGATGGAAGATGGGATTTTGCTGGGTAAGTTGAACATGGATGAGTTCGCCATGGGATCTACAACTCGGTATTCGGCTTTCCAACATACTAATAATCCTTGGGACCTGGAGCGTGTCCCTGGGGGATCATCAGGGGGATCAGCAGCTGCAGTTTCTGCAAGGTTTTGTCCTATTGCTCTAGGATCTGATACAGGTGGATCTATTCGTCAGCCAGCGGCTTTTTGTGGAGTTGTTGGGTTCAAACCTTCTTATGGAGCCGTTTCTCGCTATGGACTGGTAGCTTTTGGATCTTCCTTGGATCAAATTGGTCCGTTGACAACTGTTGTTGAAGATGTTGCTTTGGCCATGGATGCTTTTGCTGGTCGCGACATTAAAGACGCAACAACAAGAGATTTTTTCAGAGGGACGTTTTCTCAAGCATTATCTCTGGAAGTTCCTAAGTTAATTGGAGTCCCTAGGGGGTTTTTAGATGGTCTTCAGGAAGACTGTAAAGAAAACTTTTTCGAAGCTCTTGCTGTTATGGAGCGGCAAGGTAGTCGTATCATTGATATAGATCTTAGCGTTTTGAAGCATGCAGTTCCTGTGTATTATATTGTTGCTTCAGCGGAAGCTGCTACAAATTTAGCTCGATTTGATGGAGTTCGCTATGGTCACCGTTGTGCACAGGCGGACAATATGCAAGAAATGTATGCGCGTTCTCGCAAAGAAGGATTCGGAAAAGAAGTCACTCGAAGAATCCTTTTAGGGAATTATGTTCTTTCTGCAGAAAGACAAAATATTTTTTACAAAAAAGGAACAGCAGTCCGAGCTACTTTAATAGAAGCTTTTCAATCTGCTTTTGAATGTTGCGATGTGATTGCAATGCCTGTATGTGCTTCCCCCGCTATTAGAGATACGGATGTTCTTGATCCTGTTTCTCTATATCTACAAGATATTTACACCGTAGCGGTAAACCTCGCTTATCTGCCAGCAATTTCAGTTCCTTCAGGGCTTTCTAAGGAAGGACTTCCTTTGGGAGTGCAATTTATCGGGAAAAGAGGAGCGGATCAGCAAATTTGCCAGGTAGGGTATAGTTTCCAAGAACATTCGCAAATCAAACAATTATATCCTAAAGCAGTGAATGGACTTTTTGACGGAGGAATGGAGTAA
- the gatB gene encoding Asp-tRNA(Asn)/Glu-tRNA(Gln) amidotransferase subunit GatB translates to MGIAHTEWESVIGLEVHVELNTASKLFSPARNHFGDEPNTNISPVCTGMPGALPVLNKDAVRKAVLFGCAVEGDVALFSRFDRKSYFYPDSPRNFQITQYEHPIVRGGCVRAIVEGEEKTFELAQTHLEDDAGMLKHFGDFAGVDYNRAGVPLIEIVSKPCMFSAEDAVAYANALVSILSYIGISDCNMEEGSVRFDVNISVRPKGSKELRNKVEIKNMNSFTFMAQALEAEKHRQIEEYLSHPNEDPKKVVPAATYRWDPEKKKTVLMRLKERAEDYMYFVEPDLPVLQITESYIDEVRQTLPELPHSKYMRYITDFDLAEDLAMILVSDRHTAHFFETATMSCKNYRALSNWITVEFAGRCKATGKTLPFTGILPEWVAQLVNFIDRGVITGKIAKEIADKMVSSFGESPEDILRRHPSLLPMTDDHALRAIVKEVVAQNAASVEDYKNGKAKALGFLVGQIMKRTEGKAPPKRVNELLLAAMRDA, encoded by the coding sequence ATGGGTATAGCACATACTGAATGGGAGTCTGTGATCGGTCTGGAAGTGCACGTTGAGTTGAATACTGCATCAAAATTGTTTAGTCCCGCGCGCAATCATTTTGGTGATGAGCCTAATACGAATATTTCCCCTGTATGCACGGGGATGCCGGGAGCTTTACCAGTCTTGAATAAGGATGCGGTGCGTAAGGCCGTTTTATTTGGATGTGCTGTCGAAGGGGATGTTGCTTTGTTCAGCCGTTTTGATAGAAAGTCGTATTTTTACCCAGACAGCCCAAGAAATTTTCAAATTACCCAGTACGAGCATCCTATTGTGAGAGGCGGGTGTGTGCGTGCTATAGTAGAGGGAGAGGAAAAAACCTTTGAGCTTGCGCAGACGCACTTAGAAGATGATGCTGGGATGTTAAAACATTTCGGGGATTTTGCTGGGGTGGATTATAACAGAGCAGGAGTCCCTTTAATTGAGATCGTTTCTAAACCTTGTATGTTTAGTGCTGAAGATGCCGTGGCTTATGCTAATGCTTTAGTATCTATTCTGAGCTATATCGGTATTTCCGACTGTAATATGGAGGAAGGATCGGTTCGTTTCGATGTGAACATTTCTGTTCGCCCAAAAGGAAGTAAGGAACTTAGAAATAAGGTAGAGATTAAAAACATGAACTCCTTTACTTTCATGGCGCAAGCTTTAGAGGCTGAAAAACATCGACAGATTGAGGAGTATCTTAGTCATCCAAATGAGGATCCTAAAAAGGTTGTTCCAGCAGCCACCTATCGTTGGGATCCAGAGAAGAAAAAGACAGTGCTGATGCGTCTTAAGGAGCGCGCTGAAGATTATATGTATTTTGTTGAGCCGGATCTTCCTGTTTTACAAATTACGGAATCTTACATTGATGAAGTTCGTCAAACATTGCCAGAGCTGCCTCATAGTAAGTATATGCGTTATATTACAGATTTCGATCTTGCCGAAGATCTTGCCATGATTCTTGTGAGTGATCGACATACAGCTCATTTTTTTGAAACAGCGACTATGTCTTGTAAGAATTATCGCGCCCTTTCTAACTGGATTACAGTTGAATTTGCAGGCCGTTGTAAAGCGACAGGGAAAACGCTCCCATTTACAGGAATTCTTCCTGAATGGGTGGCGCAACTAGTCAATTTCATAGATCGTGGTGTGATAACAGGAAAAATTGCTAAAGAAATTGCTGATAAGATGGTTTCTTCTTTCGGAGAAAGTCCAGAAGACATCCTGAGAAGACATCCTTCATTATTACCTATGACTGATGATCACGCTTTGCGCGCTATTGTAAAAGAGGTCGTGGCTCAAAATGCAGCATCTGTAGAGGATTACAAAAATGGAAAAGCGAAAGCTTTGGGCTTTTTAGTTGGGCAGATTATGAAGCGCAC